The sequence below is a genomic window from Phoenix dactylifera cultivar Barhee BC4 chromosome 8, palm_55x_up_171113_PBpolish2nd_filt_p, whole genome shotgun sequence.
TTGGCTGGTAGAAAAGTTAATGAGGAAGTTGCTGCCGCATGCCTAGTAGACGTTGGAGCTTTTGCTGGGTGAGAAGGTGCCGAGGATCCCATTGCCGTGTTGCTATAAGATGATGGAGCTTTGGTTGGGAGACAAGGTAGAGAAGGTAAGCAGGGTGCCGCTGCTGTGGGTCTCTGAGATGAAGAACATACAGTTGGGAAAGAAGGTGAGGGTGCTGCTGAAGGGCTTGGGGAAAGCGATCTCTGCTTGGCCAGGTTCTTCTTTGCTGTCCTGTGCCAGTTCTTCAGGCCATCAATGATGCGGTCTGTGAAGATTGTTTCTTTCATCGAAGAGCCCATCTGACCAGAAGAGATGCAACCAGTGAACAAGAAGAGCCATGCAGGAAAGCTTGCGGTTCTGCTTATGTATTAGTATCTCTACCTGGGTGACTAATGCATATAGTGGAAGAGTAACATAGGCGCAGAAGAACTGAACTATAATGCCGAAGCCGATACTTAAGACGACATCCTCCACGTTGTTATGGAAACAGGACCAGAGTCCAAAATTGTACTGGATTGCAAGCAAGTTAGAATGGTTTTGATACAGTCACATCCTTAATGATGAGTATTGTACTGCATTGCGGACTCACCCATGTCCATGTGAAGAATGCAAGCTGCAAGGAGTTCTGCAATCGGCCAACAATCCAAGTCAGTAGGGTAACTACAATGGTGGAAAAGAGCAGTAGCCTATCTGAGTGctttaaaccaaaaaataacaaattggCAAGTTCAAAAGTTTTTTGTGCTAAATATCTCTATCAAACTTGATGTAACTTCTTGTTCTCTTTAATATCATCAGGCTATGTATTGGTTGTAACAGGGAAGTAACTTTTGAtctctaaatattttcttataATAATCCACCTGAATCAGGATGAATTGAATGAGATGCAATAGCAATTGGGGTTGGCCAAACCAGAATAAGTTATCATCAGGCTTCACACATACTCTCCCTGGAACAACCGCAATCTGTTCACTGCTCTTTAAGCACATTTTGGTTATGATGACCTCTAGCTTCGTTCCTACAACCAAAAGAGCCTGCAGCAAGAGTGAAATcgttttcctttcttaaaaCCCTATATTCATAGGCACGGTATAACGAGTTATGTGAGCTCACCACCAAGGGAATAAAAGGAAGCCAATAGTGGTTATAGAATCCTGTAAccaaattaaaacaaaagaaagaaagtgtcATTCGAGGCAATAAggttatataatttgatttgagAGTAATCCTAAATCCCTCAATTATTATGAAAGATGATATCGTAATTATTCTTATCTACATTGCGTTAATAACAAATGTACTTATTTCTGCTGCTATTTGGGGAACATATTTGCAATTTGGCATTACCATGTGCATGGAAGAAAATGAAGAAGATAACGCATAGCCATATCCAAAAGCTGCAAGGATTAGAGCAGTGCGAGAtaataattagaatccatgagcTAGTTGAAGCAATGAGGATTCTTGAACATGATGAGAGGATAGAACCTTATCCTGACAGTAACCACAAAGTCATGATCAAGTGATCTCCGAAGAAACTTGCGGAAATCAAACTTGCTGTGGTCCTGAGGAAAGTGAACCTGCAGGAAATATTAGCCTAGCACGTCAGTATAGGGATGTAATTATTTTCGTTGCTAAAATCACTATTGGATACTTAATTACAGCCATCTGCTAAGGTCTTACTGCAACGAAACCATGCCGAAGAGCAAAATAATCAGCTTTGGATACCGAACCAGTGAATTGCCGAACAAAGCAAACCTGCATCCATGATAACAGCAAGATTAATTATGAATATGGAGACATGGCCAAGACAGCCACTATGAGCTTACAGTTCTAGGTG
It includes:
- the LOC103702569 gene encoding MLO-like protein 2, encoding MKKWNSWEEETKTLEFQLSNDPRRFKLTRQTSFGRRHLKFWSKYRLLLWLVCFVRQFTGSVSKADYFALRHGFVAVHFPQDHSKFDFRKFLRRSLDHDFVVTVRISFWIWLCVIFFIFFHAHGFYNHYWLPFIPLVALLVVGTKLEVIITKMCLKSSEQIAVVPGRVCVKPDDNLFWFGQPQLLLHLIQFILIQVDYYKKIFRDQKLLPCYNQYIA